A genomic segment from Bacteroidales bacterium encodes:
- a CDS encoding GNAT family N-acetyltransferase, with protein MQLQPVPGITIDMVCTGKSLVSLPHFSYGSTHNSTGKAFTAGDWQETLSGFALPRNIAQMEVRVPWPNQPHESIKIASWLNLSNSMDKQMHTFNPNLRRKIRKGLLNGFTVEQGSNGLLNDFWHVYARHIDLLGSVALPKRFFYNLLHQYTQGHVTIFLLRHKGRVVGGAFNLAYRGFYENGWFATLHDVQGRYASYVLHHAMIAHAISMQCHTYSFGRSTAGSGVHRFKHQWGATDVPLLWAHYPVQKMSLRKQHWLHHFWKILPWPFRQHLGSYLAKWVY; from the coding sequence ATGCAACTGCAGCCTGTACCGGGCATCACTATCGACATGGTATGCACAGGCAAAAGCTTAGTCTCGTTACCACACTTCTCTTACGGTAGTACTCATAACAGCACAGGCAAAGCGTTTACAGCCGGCGACTGGCAAGAAACACTGTCCGGCTTTGCCCTACCCCGCAACATCGCACAGATGGAGGTAAGGGTCCCCTGGCCAAATCAGCCACATGAAAGTATCAAAATTGCCTCGTGGCTAAACCTGTCAAACAGCATGGATAAACAGATGCACACCTTCAACCCCAACCTGAGGCGCAAAATCAGAAAAGGCCTGCTAAACGGGTTTACTGTCGAGCAGGGCAGCAACGGCCTGCTGAATGATTTCTGGCATGTTTACGCCCGGCATATAGACTTGTTGGGATCAGTTGCCCTACCCAAACGATTCTTTTACAACCTGTTACACCAATATACACAGGGCCATGTTACTATTTTCCTTCTCCGGCATAAGGGCCGGGTGGTGGGTGGTGCCTTCAACCTGGCCTACCGGGGTTTTTACGAAAATGGCTGGTTTGCCACTCTGCATGACGTTCAAGGCCGCTACGCTTCTTATGTGCTGCATCATGCCATGATCGCCCATGCCATCAGCATGCAATGCCATACTTACAGCTTTGGCCGCAGCACAGCCGGCAGTGGTGTACACCGCTTCAAGCATCAATGGGGCGCTACCGATGTTCCGCTATTATGGGCCCATTACCCTGTGCAAAAAATGAGCCTGCGCAAACAGCACTGGCTGCATCACTTTTGGAAAATCCTTCCCTGGCCCTTCCGGCAGCATCTTGGCAGCTATCTTGCCAAGTGGGTTTATTAG
- a CDS encoding AAA family ATPase, translated as MKNNPFKFGSIVEDQYFTDRTNEIERVNSIIGSQNHLIIISPRRFGKSSLIMKVTGQLDRPVIAIDMQLITSTTDLAAQILKRIYRIFPFEKVRQLVQHFRIIPTITLNPVTNQVEVAFLPDSSHLPLLEDVLNLMEKLSTERKKLLVIFDEFQEIRRINADLMRQLRSIMQQHKLINYVFLGSQESLIKEIFEKKKSPFYHFGMILQLGKIPEADFIDYLEKRLMPVHENAANLAQQIISYTSCHPYYTQQLAFVVWDKCNQDSLTSNPVRDAVMDLIAMHDMDYERWWMALNKTDKKLMIGLSYSGFAPLSEAFYRKYDIGASSTAFSSIKRLMENGYINKVDNKYEMDDPFFSQWLKQRREA; from the coding sequence ATGAAAAACAACCCTTTCAAATTTGGCAGCATTGTCGAAGATCAATACTTCACTGACCGTACTAATGAAATAGAGCGGGTGAATTCAATCATTGGTAGTCAAAATCATCTGATTATCATCAGTCCCCGCAGATTTGGAAAATCAAGTCTTATCATGAAAGTAACCGGCCAGCTCGACAGACCAGTGATTGCCATTGATATGCAACTGATCACCAGTACAACTGATCTTGCAGCCCAGATTCTTAAGCGGATTTACAGGATTTTCCCTTTCGAAAAAGTCAGACAGTTGGTGCAACATTTCCGTATCATCCCCACCATCACGTTGAATCCGGTTACTAACCAGGTAGAGGTGGCATTTCTCCCCGACAGTTCCCACCTTCCTTTGCTTGAAGACGTGCTGAACCTGATGGAAAAACTCAGCACCGAAAGAAAAAAATTACTGGTCATCTTTGATGAATTCCAGGAAATCCGGCGAATTAACGCAGATCTGATGCGGCAATTGCGGTCTATCATGCAACAGCATAAACTGATAAATTATGTCTTTCTGGGCAGCCAGGAGTCATTGATCAAAGAAATCTTCGAAAAGAAAAAATCTCCTTTCTACCACTTCGGCATGATTCTTCAACTTGGCAAAATTCCTGAGGCCGACTTTATCGATTACCTGGAAAAACGACTGATGCCGGTCCATGAAAATGCAGCAAATCTGGCCCAACAAATTATCAGTTATACCAGCTGTCACCCCTATTATACGCAACAGCTAGCATTTGTGGTTTGGGATAAATGCAACCAGGATTCCTTAACAAGTAACCCCGTTAGGGATGCTGTTATGGACTTAATTGCCATGCATGACATGGATTATGAAAGGTGGTGGATGGCTTTAAATAAAACTGATAAAAAACTTATGATCGGACTGTCATATTCCGGTTTTGCTCCGCTTTCGGAAGCGTTCTACAGAAAATATGATATCGGGGCATCAAGTACCGCTTTTAGCAGTATCAAACGACTGATGGAAAATGGATATATTAATAAAGTCGATAATAAATACGAAATGGATGATCCGTTCTTCAGCCAATGGCTGAAACAAAGAAGAGAGGCGTGA
- a CDS encoding four helix bundle protein, whose product MEKIKTHRELKVFQLSFEAGMEIFRISKSFPKEETYSLTDQIRRSSRSVSGNLAEAFRKRRYPKSFVAKLSDSEGESAETQVWLDYALECNYIDNVSHASLNDKYDHIIAMIVNMSNKPENWAF is encoded by the coding sequence GAAAAGATCAAAACACACAGGGAACTAAAGGTTTTTCAGCTATCGTTTGAAGCAGGTATGGAGATTTTCAGGATCAGTAAATCATTTCCGAAAGAAGAGACCTATTCACTAACCGATCAAATTCGCAGATCATCGCGTTCGGTTTCAGGCAATTTAGCCGAAGCATTCAGGAAAAGAAGATACCCTAAATCTTTTGTCGCAAAGCTATCTGACTCAGAAGGTGAGAGTGCCGAAACCCAGGTCTGGCTTGATTATGCGCTGGAATGCAACTACATTGACAATGTATCCCATGCATCACTGAACGACAAATATGACCACATCATAGCTATGATCGTCAACATGAGCAACAAACCCGAAAACTGGGCTTTCTAA
- a CDS encoding undecaprenyl/decaprenyl-phosphate alpha-N-acetylglucosaminyl 1-phosphate transferase, translating into MPSTLDPPILLVVLSLSVAFLVTYISIPSIIEVSRAKHLFDEPNGRTSHLVSTPRLGGMAIFTGCIISGMIFINISRIGYIQYVIAGSIIIFFLGLQDDILSLSPLKKLLGQIVAVAIIIVLGDVLLTDLHGFLGIHKIGYVSSAFLSLFVIIVTINAFNLIDGIDGLAAGVGILAVGFFGIWFFLVGHIELAVLSAALVGSLAAFLRYNVFSIKNKIFMGDIGSLTLGFFVAVLMIRFNEINIGLQSPYAIHATPVVTLGILILPMYDTLRVFTIRVARGHTPFNADKLHLHHKLLALGMSHRRATATLLLVNILFIVMVLLLQRIGMHLLFLIVFGLATILSYLPTYLCNKEARLTGKIPTKVKRKN; encoded by the coding sequence ATGCCATCAACTCTTGACCCCCCGATCCTGTTAGTTGTATTGAGCCTTTCTGTAGCTTTCTTAGTAACATATATTTCCATCCCTTCCATCATTGAAGTGTCCAGAGCTAAACATTTGTTCGACGAACCCAATGGGCGTACTTCTCACCTGGTAAGTACGCCCAGGTTGGGCGGAATGGCCATTTTTACAGGCTGCATCATTTCCGGGATGATCTTTATCAATATCTCACGCATTGGCTATATCCAATATGTCATTGCCGGTTCGATCATTATCTTTTTTCTGGGTTTACAAGATGATATTCTCTCCCTTTCACCCCTGAAGAAACTGCTGGGGCAAATTGTTGCGGTTGCCATCATCATCGTCCTGGGGGATGTACTTTTGACCGACCTGCATGGTTTTTTGGGCATTCATAAGATTGGCTATGTGTCAAGCGCTTTCCTCAGCCTGTTCGTGATCATTGTGACCATCAATGCCTTTAATCTGATCGATGGGATCGACGGACTTGCCGCTGGTGTTGGGATACTGGCGGTGGGTTTTTTTGGCATCTGGTTCTTTTTGGTTGGTCATATTGAATTGGCTGTGTTGTCGGCTGCATTGGTTGGCTCCCTGGCCGCTTTTTTAAGGTATAATGTCTTTTCAATAAAGAATAAGATATTCATGGGGGATATCGGTTCTCTCACCCTGGGCTTTTTTGTTGCGGTACTGATGATCCGTTTCAATGAGATCAATATTGGCCTTCAAAGTCCTTATGCCATTCATGCAACGCCTGTCGTTACTCTTGGTATCCTGATACTTCCCATGTACGACACCCTGCGCGTATTCACCATTCGTGTTGCAAGAGGACATACGCCTTTCAATGCCGACAAGCTGCATTTGCACCACAAGCTGCTCGCCCTTGGTATGAGCCACCGCAGGGCAACAGCCACGCTGCTCCTGGTCAATATCCTGTTCATTGTTATGGTACTCCTGTTGCAGCGTATCGGAATGCATTTGCTATTCCTGATCGTGTTTGGGCTGGCAACCATCCTGTCGTACCTCCCCACTTATCTTTGCAACAAAGAAGCCAGGTTAACCGGTAAGATTCCCACAAAAGTGAAAAGGAAGAACTGA
- a CDS encoding archaeosortase/exosortase family protein, with protein sequence MLRRYYHRFRKFYAGPFGFVIDIALFAIITYAFHRLWWDFANFIKSFTAVNMTADWLARQVYQSSLWINRNVLGLHITTEDPNTMWFSNGGYVGVSESCSGLKQFYQIIVLFVLFPGPWKHKLWFIPMSILIMHFVNILRIVLLSVMVVWKPEYWTITHEWILRPFFYVVIFALWVWWVEKFRSSKSTFAPLA encoded by the coding sequence ATGCTCAGACGGTATTACCACCGGTTTCGGAAGTTTTATGCCGGCCCTTTTGGCTTTGTAATTGATATTGCGCTCTTTGCTATCATCACCTACGCTTTTCACCGCCTGTGGTGGGATTTCGCCAATTTCATCAAATCTTTCACTGCGGTAAATATGACAGCCGACTGGTTGGCCAGGCAGGTTTACCAATCCAGCTTGTGGATAAACCGGAATGTTCTTGGACTGCACATCACCACCGAAGACCCCAACACGATGTGGTTCAGCAACGGAGGCTATGTGGGCGTAAGTGAAAGTTGCTCAGGATTAAAACAGTTTTACCAGATCATTGTGCTTTTTGTGCTGTTTCCCGGGCCATGGAAGCATAAGCTATGGTTCATCCCGATGAGCATCCTGATCATGCATTTCGTGAACATTTTGCGCATCGTGCTCCTTTCGGTCATGGTAGTCTGGAAACCGGAATACTGGACTATTACGCATGAATGGATTCTTCGTCCGTTTTTTTATGTGGTGATTTTTGCACTTTGGGTTTGGTGGGTTGAGAAATTTAGGAGTAGTAAATCTACCTTTGCTCCGCTCGCTTAG
- a CDS encoding nucleotidyl transferase AbiEii/AbiGii toxin family protein: MFDINRHKFFLVQILKDIYSDLELANYLGFKGGTALMFFYDLPRFSIDLDFNLLDTNKEEIVFEKVRKIIMKYGTIFDEAKKYFGPLIVLDYGIGERKLKVEISNRPFNNSYEIKNLLGFNVKVMTVSNMFAHKLCALLDRSTATNRDIFDTWFFLQRQTPVNKSIVEYRMKVALATHIENCISLLESMKGNRLLDGLGELMDADTKKFVRTKLLVDTINLLKFYQRFPILSE; the protein is encoded by the coding sequence ATGTTTGATATTAACCGCCATAAATTTTTTCTTGTTCAAATACTTAAGGATATCTATTCAGATCTTGAACTGGCTAATTACCTCGGATTCAAGGGTGGTACAGCTTTGATGTTTTTCTATGATCTGCCCCGGTTTTCGATAGATCTGGATTTTAATTTGTTAGATACCAATAAAGAGGAAATTGTTTTCGAAAAAGTTCGGAAAATTATTATGAAATACGGGACGATTTTCGATGAAGCTAAAAAGTACTTCGGTCCTTTGATTGTATTGGATTATGGTATTGGTGAGCGTAAATTGAAGGTAGAAATATCCAATCGACCGTTTAACAATAGTTATGAAATAAAAAACCTGTTAGGATTCAATGTCAAGGTTATGACGGTTTCAAACATGTTTGCACATAAGTTGTGTGCTTTACTTGATAGAAGTACAGCAACAAATCGCGACATTTTTGACACATGGTTCTTTTTGCAGCGTCAAACTCCTGTGAATAAAAGTATTGTGGAATACCGAATGAAAGTGGCGCTGGCAACCCATATCGAAAACTGCATAAGCCTTCTTGAATCTATGAAGGGCAATCGCTTACTGGACGGCCTGGGTGAATTAATGGATGCTGACACAAAAAAATTTGTTAGAACAAAACTTCTGGTTGATACGATTAACCTTTTGAAATTTTACCAGAGATTCCCGATTCTTTCAGAATAA
- a CDS encoding polysaccharide deacetylase family protein — MHVLSFDFEEWFHIFGRNPLLQRHRWDNLPVMLPRITGSILEMLERHQATATFFCLGWVASRYPQLIRAIALAGHEVAAHSYWHEQVHRQQLPAFRDDLFRNIGELESITGTKVISYRAPAFTLFPVSGHAVELLLEAGIRVDSSIMSGMRYNGMKLPNHPFTFGPAGSALVYYPVSTFPFLFHRIPYAGSGYFRLLPFRFVKRNLAQPGYHMLYFHPRDLDDRLYEVKEFNPVERLRFLPGTGLSMAKLGQLLAMYNMSSIISSLVSENNLLMFPLSCAVNNVTNKKNR; from the coding sequence TTGCATGTACTAAGTTTCGATTTTGAAGAATGGTTTCATATTTTTGGACGCAATCCACTACTGCAACGACATCGCTGGGATAATCTTCCGGTCATGTTGCCCCGTATTACCGGCTCAATCCTCGAGATGCTCGAGCGGCACCAGGCCACAGCTACCTTTTTTTGCCTGGGCTGGGTGGCCTCACGTTATCCGCAGCTCATCAGGGCCATTGCTTTGGCAGGACACGAAGTGGCGGCGCATTCCTACTGGCACGAGCAGGTTCACCGCCAGCAGCTTCCTGCTTTCCGCGACGATCTGTTTCGCAATATTGGCGAACTTGAAAGCATCACCGGCACAAAAGTAATAAGTTACAGGGCACCCGCTTTCACACTTTTCCCTGTTTCGGGCCATGCTGTTGAATTGCTGCTCGAAGCGGGTATCCGTGTTGACAGCTCCATCATGTCGGGCATGCGATACAATGGCATGAAGCTTCCCAACCATCCTTTTACTTTCGGTCCTGCAGGCAGCGCATTGGTTTACTACCCCGTCAGCACCTTCCCCTTTCTCTTTCATCGGATACCCTATGCCGGAAGCGGTTATTTCAGACTGTTGCCCTTCCGCTTCGTGAAAAGAAACCTTGCACAGCCCGGTTACCACATGCTGTATTTCCATCCGCGTGACCTTGATGATCGGCTGTATGAAGTGAAAGAATTCAATCCTGTTGAGCGCCTGCGTTTTCTCCCGGGAACGGGCTTAAGTATGGCAAAACTTGGGCAATTGTTAGCTATGTACAATATGTCTAGCATCATAAGTTCATTAGTATCCGAAAACAACCTGCTGATGTTTCCCTTGTCCTGTGCGGTGAATAACGTAACAAATAAAAAAAATCGTTGA
- a CDS encoding VanZ family protein, with amino-acid sequence MLKKILFFAYLVLITALSLWPSDGLPDVTLVPFADKLIHAGMYAGFTFLMLWAWPEEFSGAKQILPLLLVIAWGFLMEVLQQYSYFGRSFDITDELANSLGFLPGWIGWRWFGRRHA; translated from the coding sequence ATGCTAAAAAAAATCCTCTTCTTCGCATATCTTGTCCTGATCACCGCCCTCAGCCTCTGGCCCTCGGATGGTCTGCCGGATGTAACGCTTGTTCCGTTTGCCGATAAATTAATTCATGCAGGCATGTATGCAGGGTTTACTTTCCTGATGCTTTGGGCCTGGCCTGAGGAGTTTTCCGGAGCCAAACAAATTTTGCCTTTATTATTAGTCATTGCATGGGGATTTTTAATGGAAGTATTACAACAATACAGCTATTTCGGCCGTTCGTTCGACATTACCGATGAACTGGCTAACAGCCTGGGATTTCTGCCGGGATGGATTGGCTGGAGGTGGTTCGGAAGAAGGCATGCATAA
- a CDS encoding AAA family ATPase, giving the protein MEALIRKSLRKVQQTDSSFKRYLYDIIDWSDRLIFIKGARGTGKTTLLLQHIKENLGTSEEALYVSLDDIWFSDNNLVDLAENFVNLGGKFLYLDEVHKYPDWSREIKNIYDDHPGLKIVITSSSALHIFKQQADLSRRAMVYDLRELSLREFIALRYGHLFPAVDLQHLLSDHVNLSFGIIEKIKPLRIFKEYCSIGSYPYFMENQDNYHQRLLITVNTILETDLPAILNIDYSSSTV; this is encoded by the coding sequence ATGGAGGCACTGATTAGGAAATCATTAAGAAAAGTTCAGCAAACCGATTCGTCATTTAAGCGATATCTCTATGATATAATTGACTGGTCCGACCGGCTTATTTTTATCAAAGGTGCAAGGGGAACGGGTAAGACGACCCTGCTGTTACAGCATATTAAAGAAAATTTGGGAACCTCTGAAGAAGCGCTTTATGTTAGCCTGGATGATATCTGGTTTTCTGATAATAATCTTGTCGATCTTGCTGAAAATTTTGTCAACCTGGGCGGTAAGTTCCTTTATCTCGACGAAGTTCATAAATACCCCGACTGGTCACGTGAAATAAAAAATATCTATGACGACCATCCCGGTCTAAAAATAGTTATTACCAGCTCTTCTGCACTTCATATTTTTAAACAACAAGCCGACCTGAGTCGACGGGCAATGGTTTATGACCTTCGTGAACTTTCACTTAGAGAATTTATCGCATTGCGATACGGACATCTCTTTCCGGCTGTTGACCTTCAGCATTTACTCTCTGACCATGTTAACCTGAGCTTCGGGATCATCGAAAAGATTAAACCGCTCCGAATATTCAAAGAGTACTGCAGTATTGGCAGTTATCCATATTTCATGGAAAACCAGGATAATTACCATCAACGTTTGCTGATAACTGTTAATACTATTTTGGAAACAGACCTTCCTGCAATCCTTAATATCGATTATTCTTCATCAACTGTCTGA